Proteins from a single region of Campylobacter concisus:
- the folE gene encoding GTP cyclohydrolase I FolE, giving the protein MQESFENSVKNMLTIIGEDPNREGLLKTPERVYKAFKFLTSGYEQDPKEVLGDALFTSSNNEMVLMRNIEFYSLCEHHLLPIIGRVHVAYIPNGKVVGLSKIPRMVNIYARRLQIQEQMTEQIAKALEDVIAPKGVGVVVEARHMCVEMRGVQKINSTTTTSALRGCFIKNADTRREFFSLINSPRETHF; this is encoded by the coding sequence ATGCAAGAGAGTTTTGAAAATTCGGTTAAAAATATGCTAACTATTATCGGTGAGGATCCAAACAGAGAGGGACTTTTAAAAACTCCTGAGCGCGTTTATAAAGCTTTTAAATTCCTTACCAGTGGGTACGAGCAAGACCCAAAAGAAGTCCTTGGTGACGCGCTATTTACTAGCTCAAATAATGAAATGGTTCTCATGCGAAATATTGAGTTTTACAGTCTTTGCGAGCACCATTTGTTGCCTATTATTGGCCGCGTACATGTAGCATACATTCCAAATGGCAAGGTCGTTGGCCTTAGTAAAATTCCACGCATGGTAAATATCTACGCAAGACGCCTTCAAATCCAAGAGCAGATGACTGAGCAGATCGCAAAGGCACTTGAGGACGTAATCGCTCCAAAAGGCGTTGGAGTCGTCGTCGAGGCTAGACATATGTGCGTTGAGATGAGAGGTGTGCAGAAGATAAACTCAACCACTACGACCTCGGCTCTTAGGGGCTGCTTTATCAAAAACGCAGACACAAGACGAGAATTTTTCTCACTTATAAATTCGCCTAGGGAAACGCATTTTTGA
- the fliI gene encoding flagellar protein export ATPase FliI, with product MNLKLKEGVKLSNTFGIITKITATTIEITGLRPSIGDIVRIVAKDKSKNGLGMVTQIKTDGAYISPFGFVEGFRIGDFVYESDQGMNIPVGPNLLGRVVDPFMKPIDGKGAIDTTEYMPIMRAPIDAMKRGLINEPFSVGIKTIDGLLTCGKGQKLGIFAGSGVGKSTLMGMIVKNTLAPIKVVALIGERGREVPEFIEKNLGGDLEGTVIIVATSDDSSLMRKYGAFCAMSVAEYFKQQGNDVLFIMDSVTRFAMAQREIGLALGEPPTSKGYPPSSLTLLPQLMERAGKEEGKGSITAFFTVLVEGDDMSDPIADQSRSILDGHIVLSRELTDFGIYPPINIQNSASRVMGDVISKEHKLNAMKFKRLYSLLKENEVLLRIGAYQKGSDKELDLAISKKEFMENFLKQSSEETFALEEVEELLDKINQ from the coding sequence ATAAATTTAAAGCTTAAAGAGGGTGTGAAACTCTCAAACACCTTTGGCATCATAACTAAAATTACAGCTACGACTATCGAGATCACTGGACTTCGTCCAAGCATCGGCGACATCGTGCGTATAGTTGCAAAAGACAAGAGTAAAAACGGCCTTGGCATGGTCACACAGATAAAGACAGATGGCGCTTATATCAGCCCATTTGGCTTTGTTGAGGGCTTTAGGATAGGCGACTTTGTCTATGAAAGCGATCAAGGTATGAATATACCAGTGGGGCCAAATTTGCTTGGTCGCGTGGTTGATCCATTTATGAAGCCAATAGACGGTAAAGGCGCGATCGATACGACTGAGTATATGCCAATCATGAGAGCACCAATTGACGCCATGAAAAGGGGTCTTATAAACGAGCCTTTTAGTGTTGGTATAAAGACGATAGATGGGCTACTCACTTGTGGCAAAGGGCAAAAGCTAGGAATTTTTGCAGGATCTGGCGTGGGTAAATCAACCCTCATGGGCATGATCGTAAAAAACACACTTGCTCCGATAAAAGTAGTAGCGCTAATAGGCGAACGTGGTCGCGAGGTGCCTGAATTTATCGAAAAAAACCTAGGCGGCGACCTGGAGGGCACCGTGATCATCGTAGCGACTAGTGATGACAGCTCGCTCATGCGAAAGTACGGCGCATTTTGTGCGATGAGCGTGGCTGAATACTTCAAACAGCAAGGTAATGATGTGCTTTTCATCATGGATAGCGTGACACGTTTTGCGATGGCACAGCGTGAGATCGGCCTTGCGCTTGGCGAGCCACCGACCTCAAAAGGCTATCCGCCAAGTTCGCTCACACTCTTGCCTCAGCTAATGGAGCGTGCTGGTAAAGAGGAGGGCAAGGGCAGCATCACGGCATTTTTCACAGTGCTCGTCGAAGGCGATGACATGAGCGATCCGATAGCTGACCAAAGCCGCTCTATCCTAGACGGACACATCGTACTAAGCCGGGAGCTAACAGACTTTGGAATTTACCCACCCATCAATATCCAAAACTCGGCCTCGCGTGTCATGGGCGATGTGATCAGCAAAGAGCACAAGCTAAATGCGATGAAATTTAAGCGTCTTTACTCGCTTTTAAAAGAAAACGAAGTCTTGCTTCGTATCGGTGCTTATCAAAAGGGTAGCGACAAGGAGCTTGATCTTGCGATCTCAAAGAAAGAATTTATGGAAAATTTCTTGAAACAAAGCTCAGAAGAGACCTTTGCGCTCGAAGAGGTCGAAGAGCTGCTTGATAAGATCAATCAGTAG
- a CDS encoding AAA family ATPase — MKYLLDFLNQDLKKSKIYELIKCGDEEGEILKYLSKAYVQGTANMSVFELLGAVFGTQNDKQLLYLKFIKNLLDSGWIVQNYSLFKIPESTQRASAQGLLSLLHSEISLSATFLKILEDGNADINLPELTPYEDHLEYLKDQFLKVELYSKAAIFGDGSSDAKKRINEQISELTKRINERVKLSKISLKIEQIFKENSLDEKEQIIFLALLKEEYAGDFENGRDLNTLVGLISKDELERIKNRTLLEDGSRLIEGALIDYDEILNAYGNVSKSFFINEDILQSIMHPKNDKNSKKIKIESLVKEQEIFELIEPVTSLEDVVLNEKTKQLLSTILKQVDKKVLARLSSWGIKTRKNIDAKIIFYGEPGTGKTMSAVGLAKSLKKQILSFDCSKILSKYVGESEQNVRKIFDTYKEICKKSGSEPVLLLNEADQFLSTRVESSSGAEKMHNQMQNIFLEQIERFEGVLIATTNFLQSLDVAFSRRFDYKIEFKKPDFNGRLAIWRKILPENASFEDGFSVERLAEFNLSGAQIVLALKNTALKVAIKDDGIFTFEDFKTTIERELNSSFGEDKKMGFGS; from the coding sequence GTGAAATACTTGCTTGATTTTTTAAACCAAGATCTTAAAAAAAGCAAAATTTACGAGCTGATAAAGTGCGGCGATGAAGAGGGAGAAATTTTAAAATATCTAAGTAAAGCTTATGTGCAAGGAACAGCTAATATGAGCGTTTTTGAGCTACTTGGAGCAGTCTTTGGCACACAAAATGATAAGCAGCTTTTGTATCTAAAATTTATAAAAAATTTGCTTGATAGCGGTTGGATTGTACAAAATTATAGTCTTTTTAAAATACCTGAGAGCACGCAAAGAGCTTCAGCTCAAGGGCTACTTTCGTTGCTTCATTCTGAAATTTCTCTATCAGCCACATTTTTAAAAATTCTTGAAGATGGCAACGCTGATATAAATTTACCAGAGCTTACGCCATATGAGGATCATTTGGAGTATTTAAAAGATCAGTTTTTAAAGGTGGAGCTTTACTCAAAGGCTGCTATTTTTGGCGATGGCTCAAGTGATGCCAAAAAGCGAATAAATGAACAAATTTCTGAACTTACAAAGCGAATTAACGAGCGCGTCAAACTAAGCAAGATCAGCCTAAAGATAGAGCAAATTTTTAAAGAAAACTCGCTCGATGAAAAAGAGCAGATTATATTTTTAGCCCTTTTAAAAGAGGAATATGCGGGAGATTTTGAAAATGGCCGCGATCTAAACACGCTAGTTGGGCTAATAAGCAAAGACGAGCTTGAACGCATCAAAAATCGTACACTTTTAGAGGACGGCTCAAGGCTTATTGAAGGTGCGCTGATTGATTATGATGAGATTTTAAACGCTTATGGAAATGTGAGCAAAAGCTTTTTTATAAATGAAGATATTTTGCAAAGCATAATGCACCCAAAAAATGACAAAAATAGCAAGAAAATCAAGATCGAAAGCCTAGTAAAAGAACAAGAAATTTTTGAGCTAATAGAGCCAGTAACTAGCCTAGAAGACGTCGTGCTAAACGAAAAGACGAAGCAGCTTTTAAGCACGATACTAAAGCAAGTCGATAAAAAAGTGCTCGCTAGACTTAGCAGCTGGGGCATAAAAACTAGAAAAAATATAGACGCCAAGATCATCTTTTACGGCGAGCCTGGCACTGGTAAGACAATGAGCGCGGTTGGGCTTGCAAAGAGCCTAAAGAAGCAAATTCTAAGCTTTGACTGCTCAAAAATTTTAAGCAAATATGTCGGCGAGAGCGAGCAAAATGTAAGGAAAATTTTTGATACTTACAAAGAAATTTGCAAAAAAAGTGGCAGCGAGCCAGTGCTCTTGCTAAACGAGGCCGATCAGTTTTTAAGCACGAGAGTGGAGAGCTCGAGCGGGGCTGAAAAGATGCATAATCAAATGCAAAATATCTTTTTAGAGCAGATCGAGCGCTTTGAGGGCGTGCTGATCGCTACGACAAATTTCTTACAAAGCCTTGATGTTGCGTTTTCTAGAAGGTTTGACTACAAGATCGAGTTTAAAAAGCCTGATTTTAACGGCAGACTTGCTATTTGGCGTAAAATTTTGCCTGAGAACGCGAGCTTTGAAGATGGCTTTAGTGTTGAAAGGCTGGCTGAGTTTAACCTAAGTGGCGCACAGATCGTCCTTGCACTAAAAAATACTGCTTTGAAAGTGGCGATAAAAGATGATGGGATTTTTACCTTTGAGGACTTCAAAACCACGATAGAGCGCGAGCTAAACTCAAGTTTTGGCGAAGATAAGAAGATGGGATTTGGCTCTTAA
- a CDS encoding fatty acid--CoA ligase produces MRYSYNNFYEILTKVAKENPNQVVLFEEKEKLKYRELKQNVDKVAAYLQLAGVKFGDKVAMAVTNSKEFIISYLATTAIGGIAVPMNTFLKANEFEYIINDCGAKVLFASSSLAKELIALNDLEILRKIIWIGAIPKKLQSASKDEYIDTDEEYGESAYLTSTPQISKEDMSKGYENNGLVKNINFTETLNHKYALSITKYPVIDDLMHIIYTSGTTGKPKGAMISYKNIFSNLIGAHDRFIVKTSDRFIVFLPMFHSFTLTAMVLLPIFASASMVLVKSVFPFSNVLKQTLLKRVTVFLGIPAIYTAIGKAKIPWYFRWFNRIRLFVSGAAPLAKQTIDDFRVKFPRATLVEGYGLSECSPVVAANLYDKQKLLSVGPVLDVYEVKIVNDEMMELPVGQIGEIIIKGDCVMQGYYGMPSITDETIINGWLKTGDLGKVDEEGFIYIVDRKKDLIISKGINIYPREIEEVIYKLEAVEATAVIGVKDVHADEEVVAFIQVKEGMDLDEKTVREHLKKNLANFKIPKSIYFAEELPRNATGKVLKRVLKEQIEQMKDKF; encoded by the coding sequence ATGCGATACTCTTATAATAATTTTTATGAAATTTTAACCAAAGTAGCAAAGGAAAATCCAAATCAAGTAGTTCTTTTTGAAGAAAAAGAGAAACTAAAATATCGCGAATTAAAGCAAAATGTCGATAAAGTGGCAGCTTATTTGCAGCTTGCTGGAGTAAAATTTGGTGATAAAGTAGCTATGGCGGTTACAAACTCGAAAGAATTTATCATCTCATACCTTGCGACAACCGCAATAGGCGGTATTGCAGTGCCTATGAATACTTTTTTAAAAGCAAATGAGTTTGAATATATCATAAATGATTGCGGTGCAAAGGTGCTTTTTGCGTCTAGCTCGCTTGCAAAAGAGTTAATCGCCTTAAATGATCTTGAAATTTTAAGAAAGATAATCTGGATCGGAGCAATACCAAAGAAACTTCAAAGTGCCTCAAAGGATGAATATATAGACACTGACGAAGAGTATGGCGAGAGCGCGTATCTCACCTCAACGCCTCAAATTTCAAAAGAGGATATGAGTAAGGGCTATGAAAATAATGGTCTTGTTAAAAACATAAATTTTACAGAAACTCTAAATCACAAATATGCTCTTAGTATCACAAAGTATCCGGTAATAGATGATTTAATGCATATAATTTACACTTCGGGCACTACCGGCAAGCCAAAAGGTGCGATGATAAGCTATAAAAATATCTTTTCAAATTTAATTGGAGCTCATGATCGTTTTATTGTTAAAACGAGCGATAGGTTTATTGTATTTTTGCCTATGTTTCATAGTTTTACGCTAACTGCAATGGTGTTGCTTCCGATATTTGCGAGTGCATCGATGGTACTTGTAAAGTCAGTATTTCCGTTTTCAAATGTACTAAAACAAACTTTGCTAAAGCGTGTAACTGTATTCTTAGGAATCCCAGCCATCTATACAGCTATCGGCAAGGCAAAAATTCCTTGGTATTTTAGATGGTTTAACCGCATTAGATTATTTGTAAGTGGTGCAGCTCCGCTTGCAAAGCAGACGATAGATGACTTTAGAGTGAAATTTCCACGCGCAACACTTGTTGAGGGATATGGTCTTAGCGAATGCTCGCCAGTCGTAGCTGCAAATTTATATGATAAACAAAAGCTTTTAAGTGTAGGGCCTGTACTTGATGTCTATGAGGTAAAGATCGTAAATGATGAGATGATGGAGCTTCCAGTTGGCCAGATCGGTGAGATCATCATAAAGGGTGATTGCGTCATGCAAGGCTACTATGGTATGCCAAGCATCACTGATGAGACCATAATAAACGGCTGGTTAAAGACCGGAGATCTTGGCAAAGTCGATGAAGAGGGCTTTATATATATCGTTGATCGTAAAAAAGACCTCATCATATCAAAGGGCATTAACATCTATCCGCGCGAGATCGAAGAGGTTATTTACAAACTTGAAGCAGTTGAAGCAACAGCGGTAATTGGCGTAAAAGACGTACATGCCGATGAAGAGGTCGTCGCTTTCATACAAGTAAAAGAGGGCATGGATCTTGATGAAAAAACAGTAAGAGAGCATTTGAAGAAAAATTTAGCAAATTTCAAGATACCAAAGAGTATCTATTTTGCCGAAGAGTTGCCTAGAAATGCTACTGGCAAGGTGCTAAAACGTGTATTAAAAGAGCAAATAGAGCAGATGAAGGATAAATTTTAG
- a CDS encoding OmpP1/FadL family transporter: MKKVLLSIIMASTLLNAGGYKVPEQSADSLGLAASNVAFSFGADAAYFNPANMMFLDGRHHIESTLGWFHINKLEFKSDSGKSYRSEKFDSLAGTFSFVTPEIYENWKFGLALAVPAAVGVSWEDPATAFTAKRFKLQVVELNPTVAYRINDQLAVALGARGVYTKGKIASDFGRIGYREIKGDGMGYGYNVALTYRPIEDLSFAVTYRSNVNLELKGHTDADFYNLPISYHGKTKVEIPLPAQLVLATGYKFSDFTLLLAFERTYWSKFKGYDFEYMDKGPAHSHPAFARFMDDPVIKNAKDTNTYRLGLAYDVNEKFRLMAGFTYDEDITSSKHTGLELPNTTSKVYSFGVNYKFTPNLEMALGYVYQHRDKKRATGITNSIATKMSGEFDTGTIQILGTTFKYTF; this comes from the coding sequence ATGAAAAAAGTGCTATTAAGCATTATTATGGCATCTACTTTGCTAAATGCTGGAGGTTATAAAGTTCCTGAGCAAAGTGCTGATTCTTTAGGTCTTGCTGCTAGTAACGTAGCCTTTAGTTTTGGGGCTGATGCGGCGTATTTTAACCCTGCAAATATGATGTTTTTAGATGGACGCCATCACATAGAAAGTACCCTTGGCTGGTTTCATATAAATAAGCTTGAGTTTAAAAGTGATAGTGGCAAAAGCTACAGGTCGGAAAAATTTGACTCACTAGCTGGTACATTTAGTTTTGTAACGCCAGAAATTTATGAAAACTGGAAATTTGGTTTAGCTCTTGCCGTTCCTGCTGCTGTTGGTGTATCGTGGGAGGATCCAGCTACCGCATTTACCGCTAAAAGGTTTAAGCTACAAGTTGTTGAGCTAAATCCAACCGTGGCTTACCGCATAAATGATCAACTTGCCGTTGCTCTTGGCGCTAGAGGTGTTTACACAAAAGGTAAGATAGCAAGTGACTTTGGACGAATAGGCTACAGAGAGATAAAAGGCGATGGTATGGGCTATGGCTATAATGTCGCGCTTACTTATAGACCTATTGAAGATTTAAGCTTTGCTGTTACTTACCGCTCAAATGTAAATTTAGAACTTAAAGGCCATACAGATGCTGATTTTTATAACCTACCTATAAGCTACCATGGCAAAACAAAAGTTGAGATCCCACTTCCTGCACAGCTTGTGCTTGCAACTGGATATAAATTTAGCGATTTTACTCTTTTGCTAGCTTTTGAGAGGACGTATTGGTCTAAATTTAAAGGCTATGACTTTGAATACATGGATAAAGGTCCAGCTCACTCGCATCCAGCTTTTGCAAGATTTATGGACGATCCAGTCATAAAAAATGCAAAAGATACAAATACGTATAGATTAGGTCTTGCCTATGATGTCAATGAAAAATTTAGACTAATGGCTGGTTTTACCTATGATGAAGACATTACAAGTAGCAAGCATACTGGATTAGAGCTTCCAAATACTACGTCTAAGGTATATTCTTTTGGAGTAAATTATAAATTTACACCAAATCTTGAAATGGCACTTGGATATGTTTATCAGCACCGTGATAAGAAGCGTGCGACAGGTATTACCAATAGTATTGCCACAAAAATGTCAGGGGAATTTGATACTGGTACGATCCAAATCCTTGGTACGACTTTTAAATATACATTTTAG
- the nfo gene encoding deoxyribonuclease IV yields MRYIGAHVSAAGGVFNAPLNAAKIGANAFALFTKNQRQWSAKELSSSEIEQFKANLKASGISAKHVLPHSSYLINLGHPDEEARAKSLEAFVDEIDRASKLGLGLLNFHPGSHLKQISEKECLDNIANCMNVALKRTSSVKLVIENTAAQGSNLGFSFKQIAYLIERVDDESRVGVCFDTCHAFAAGYDLRSKEAYAKTMGEFDAIIGYKFLSGMHLNDAKFGLGSKKDRHESLGKGELGFSAFKNIINDDKIGEIPLILETIDESIWEDEIKILRNFEKEKL; encoded by the coding sequence ATGAGATATATAGGAGCTCACGTAAGCGCGGCTGGAGGCGTGTTCAACGCTCCATTAAATGCTGCAAAAATAGGAGCAAATGCTTTTGCACTTTTTACAAAAAATCAACGTCAATGGAGCGCTAAAGAGCTAAGTAGTAGCGAGATAGAGCAGTTTAAGGCGAATCTAAAAGCCTCTGGGATAAGTGCTAAGCATGTTTTGCCACACAGTAGTTACTTGATAAATTTAGGCCATCCAGATGAGGAGGCAAGAGCAAAGTCGCTTGAAGCTTTTGTGGATGAGATAGATCGCGCCAGTAAGCTTGGGCTTGGGCTTTTAAATTTTCATCCAGGCTCACATCTAAAACAAATAAGCGAAAAAGAGTGCTTAGACAATATCGCAAACTGCATGAACGTGGCACTTAAGCGCACAAGTAGCGTAAAGCTAGTCATCGAAAATACAGCTGCACAAGGCTCAAATTTAGGCTTTAGTTTTAAGCAGATTGCTTATTTAATAGAGCGAGTAGACGATGAGAGCAGAGTTGGTGTTTGCTTTGATACCTGTCACGCATTTGCTGCTGGATATGATCTAAGAAGTAAAGAGGCCTACGCTAAAACTATGGGGGAATTTGATGCGATCATTGGCTATAAATTTTTATCCGGCATGCATTTAAATGATGCAAAATTTGGACTTGGCTCGAAAAAAGATAGGCACGAGAGCCTTGGCAAGGGTGAGCTTGGATTTAGTGCCTTTAAAAATATAATAAATGATGATAAAATAGGCGAAATTCCTTTAATATTAGAGACGATTGACGAGAGTATTTGGGAAGACGAGATAAAAATTTTAAGAAATTTCGAAAAGGAAAAACTATGA
- a CDS encoding manganese efflux pump MntP family protein: MELLLLSFALSMDSAALNMANGARYKNLVLSKILFIAFMLGFFQFLMPLVGYFLGISFAKFISSIDHFIAFFILCFLGFKMLKEACSSEVGELLGIDLKIIFIGAFATSIDALAIGVTLSFEVVNIFKSALIIGVVCFVLSLAAFYIGKFMGEILEKKALFLGGAILIFLGFKILITHLIESGTVQ; encoded by the coding sequence ATGGAGCTTTTACTTCTCAGCTTTGCTCTTAGCATGGATAGTGCGGCACTAAATATGGCAAATGGTGCAAGGTATAAAAATTTGGTTCTTAGCAAAATTTTATTTATCGCATTTATGCTTGGCTTTTTTCAGTTTCTTATGCCGCTTGTTGGCTATTTCCTTGGTATTAGCTTTGCTAAATTTATAAGCTCTATTGATCATTTCATCGCATTTTTTATACTCTGTTTTCTTGGCTTTAAAATGCTAAAAGAGGCCTGTAGTAGCGAAGTTGGTGAGTTATTGGGCATAGATCTTAAGATCATTTTTATAGGCGCATTTGCTACGAGCATCGACGCGCTTGCCATTGGTGTCACGCTTAGCTTTGAGGTGGTTAATATATTTAAAAGCGCACTCATCATCGGTGTAGTCTGCTTTGTGTTAAGCTTAGCCGCCTTTTACATTGGTAAATTTATGGGTGAAATTTTAGAGAAAAAGGCTTTGTTTTTAGGCGGAGCAATACTAATTTTTCTTGGTTTTAAAATTTTAATAACACATTTAATTGAAAGCGGCACAGTCCAGTAA
- a CDS encoding DUF4197 domain-containing protein, whose product MKRSLMILCGALALNLQAASMDDMINKGVKIATHASSGDYKSLVSEALNAAVSELSKEGFINNATAKIPLPKSLEMASNLAKKVGGEKWAQDLSKSINNAATTAVPKAAEIFSESIKNMSEADVKKLFNGGNDSVTKYLQESSSQKLKAAFTPIIEKMMSDNSFATAYNGLNSFIGNSVKNNETIKSVKNLAKNLGASEYVPDDGEDLNAYITRKTLDGLFNVMSEKEKGLRSGFNLDSGKKVLDSIFK is encoded by the coding sequence ATGAAAAGATCTCTTATGATACTTTGTGGTGCGCTTGCTTTAAATTTACAAGCCGCAAGCATGGATGATATGATAAATAAAGGCGTCAAAATAGCCACTCACGCATCAAGCGGTGACTACAAAAGCTTGGTTAGCGAGGCGCTAAATGCTGCTGTTAGCGAGCTTTCAAAAGAGGGCTTTATAAACAACGCCACAGCTAAAATTCCACTTCCAAAAAGTCTTGAGATGGCGTCGAATTTAGCCAAAAAAGTGGGCGGCGAGAAGTGGGCGCAAGACCTTAGCAAGTCGATAAATAACGCCGCAACTACGGCCGTGCCAAAGGCTGCTGAAATTTTTAGCGAGAGCATAAAAAATATGAGCGAGGCAGACGTCAAAAAGCTCTTTAACGGCGGCAACGACAGCGTTACGAAGTATCTGCAGGAAAGCTCCAGCCAAAAGCTAAAGGCGGCATTTACGCCGATAATTGAGAAAATGATGAGCGATAATAGCTTTGCGACTGCCTATAATGGGCTAAATTCTTTCATCGGCAACTCAGTAAAAAACAACGAAACGATAAAATCAGTAAAAAACCTAGCTAAAAATTTAGGCGCAAGCGAATATGTGCCAGATGATGGCGAAGACCTAAACGCATATATCACGAGAAAGACGCTAGATGGGCTATTTAACGTGATGAGCGAGAAAGAAAAGGGGCTAAGAAGCGGCTTTAACCTAGATAGCGGCAAAAAGGTGCTAGACTCGATCTTTAAATGA
- a CDS encoding DMT family transporter — MRNLTAQNRADIALIVVSIVWGATFLPMANALKTNGVFVMLFCRFFLSAIFMGFVALKFTKKFDKKSVFYGVILGAVLFLSFTTQTYALKLTFSSSVAFITGLECVIVPFMTALIFKNKITIFAIFGALIAIFGLWLLSGATLALGAGEVLALLCAIFYALYTSLNGHFVRKCELYLLVFVVFLTVSLLSFVFAFIEGGVVPNYDREFFIAIFITAFIGTIFCYFVQTIAQRYTTASKAALFFCLEPVSAGFIGYFFAGEKLTLIQIFGAILIIFGVIFSEFGKKIFSRSKLA; from the coding sequence ATGAGAAATTTGACCGCTCAAAACAGAGCCGACATCGCTCTTATCGTAGTTTCCATCGTTTGGGGTGCTACGTTTTTACCCATGGCAAACGCACTAAAGACAAATGGCGTCTTTGTCATGCTTTTTTGTCGGTTTTTTCTCTCGGCTATCTTTATGGGCTTTGTCGCGCTTAAATTTACTAAGAAATTTGATAAAAAGAGCGTCTTCTACGGCGTTATCCTTGGTGCGGTGTTGTTTTTGTCATTTACAACGCAGACTTATGCCCTAAAGCTTACATTTAGCTCTAGCGTCGCCTTTATCACTGGGCTTGAGTGCGTGATAGTGCCTTTTATGACAGCACTTATTTTTAAAAATAAAATAACCATTTTTGCTATTTTTGGTGCGCTTATTGCCATTTTTGGGCTTTGGCTTTTAAGCGGAGCCACTCTTGCTTTAGGAGCTGGTGAGGTACTTGCCCTACTTTGTGCCATATTTTACGCACTTTACACAAGCTTAAATGGCCACTTTGTAAGAAAATGCGAGCTTTATTTGCTTGTGTTTGTGGTATTTCTCACCGTCTCTTTACTCTCATTTGTCTTTGCGTTTATTGAAGGTGGTGTGGTGCCAAATTACGATAGGGAATTTTTTATAGCAATTTTTATCACTGCATTTATTGGCACCATTTTTTGCTACTTTGTACAAACTATCGCTCAAAGATATACAACAGCCAGCAAAGCAGCTTTATTTTTCTGTCTTGAGCCAGTTTCTGCTGGATTTATCGGCTATTTTTTCGCTGGTGAAAAGCTAACTCTCATACAAATTTTTGGCGCGATCTTAATAATCTTTGGAGTTATTTTTAGCGAATTTGGTAAAAAAATTTTCTCTAGATCAAAACTAGCTTAA
- a CDS encoding class I SAM-dependent methyltransferase gives MQNLWDKKASNYQRFDGKVSAIQQQIFAKALAWGVDFSGKEILDIGCGTGVWTIFLSKTAKDITGIDSSKNMIEILNEDAKRFGVTNLTSEVCSWREFKPTKYFNIAICTMSPAIASDEDFVKFQNCAKQKLYLGWDKPRSSDLLEPFFEKFGRVLSQKNVVDRLEAWLNEQGIAYKSQILNETRIARRSMQEAAENICWHLEINGAKSYDEKVVLAMLKERFDGEFIDEKIESQMKLFVF, from the coding sequence ATGCAAAATTTATGGGATAAAAAGGCGTCAAATTATCAAAGGTTTGATGGCAAAGTAAGTGCTATTCAGCAACAAATTTTTGCTAAAGCCTTAGCTTGGGGAGTTGATTTTAGCGGTAAAGAAATTCTTGATATAGGCTGTGGTACCGGTGTTTGGACGATATTTTTGTCAAAAACTGCAAAAGATATAACTGGCATTGATAGCTCAAAAAATATGATAGAAATTTTAAATGAAGATGCCAAAAGATTTGGCGTGACAAATTTAACCAGCGAGGTTTGCTCTTGGAGAGAATTTAAGCCTACAAAGTACTTTAATATCGCTATTTGCACGATGAGCCCGGCCATTGCGAGCGATGAGGACTTTGTGAAATTTCAAAACTGCGCCAAGCAAAAGCTCTATCTTGGCTGGGACAAGCCTAGAAGCTCTGATTTACTTGAGCCATTTTTTGAAAAATTTGGCCGCGTGCTCTCTCAAAAAAACGTAGTAGATAGGCTTGAAGCGTGGCTAAACGAGCAAGGCATCGCTTATAAGAGTCAAATTTTAAACGAAACTAGGATCGCTAGACGAAGCATGCAAGAAGCAGCTGAGAATATCTGCTGGCACCTTGAGATAAACGGAGCTAAAAGCTACGATGAAAAGGTGGTTTTAGCGATGTTAAAAGAGAGATTTGATGGCGAGTTTATAGATGAAAAGATAGAGTCGCAGATGAAGCTTTTTGTATTTTAA
- a CDS encoding acyl-CoA thioesterase, translating into MKDFIYKVTIPPQAIDMHGHMNNVYYFTLMQEAAFAHSAAVGDTVEAQYKRGEIWLIRKNEAKYIKSVKLMDEIEIHTYTQAEGKATSCRYFEFKKDDELIATGKTEFVYVDLKTNRPKAIPAEIIALYS; encoded by the coding sequence ATGAAAGATTTTATATACAAAGTAACAATCCCACCACAAGCCATTGATATGCACGGACATATGAATAATGTCTATTATTTCACGCTTATGCAAGAGGCCGCATTTGCCCACTCTGCAGCGGTTGGCGACACGGTTGAGGCGCAGTATAAAAGAGGTGAGATCTGGCTCATTAGAAAAAATGAAGCCAAATATATAAAAAGCGTAAAATTGATGGATGAGATAGAAATTCATACTTACACACAAGCTGAAGGCAAGGCGACTTCGTGTAGATATTTTGAGTTTAAAAAAGATGACGAGTTAATAGCAACTGGCAAGACCGAGTTTGTTTATGTTGATCTAAAAACAAATCGTCCAAAAGCCATTCCGGCTGAGATAATCGCTCTTTACTCGTGA